Proteins encoded within one genomic window of Bradyrhizobium sp. 186:
- the mmsA gene encoding multiple monosaccharide ABC transporter ATP-binding protein, whose translation MTAMLEMRNVSKSFAGVQALRDVNFSIEAGQIHALVGENGAGKSTLMKVLSGVYSFGSYEGTIVFDGEERRFRDINDSEALGIIIIHQELALIPLMSIAENIFLSHPPSKLGVIDRDEVYRRTRELLAQVGLKESPDTLITDLGVGKQQLVEIAKALSKRVRMLILDEPTASLNEADSAALLKRLMKFREQGIASILISHKLNEVARVADHITVLRDGRTVDGIDCRTEPVEEDRIIRSMVNRDLAHRFPERRAKIGEPVLTVGNWSVYHPIHSERQVIKNVDFSVKRGEVVGIAGLMGAGRTEFAMSLFGRSWGANVSGSIRLEGNEIVLPNVAAAIDAGLAYVTEDRKQLGLILADDVRKNITLASLDQVAPRRVIDDIAELKVASDYRNRMRIRCSDVYQETGQLSGGNQQKVVLSKWLMTDPKVLILDEPTRGIDVGAKYEIYCIINELAEAGRGVVVISSEMPELLGICDRICVMNDGAFVGEFTGTDATQEKIMRAIMRNDRNFGSGTPVAAEMGGSQP comes from the coding sequence ATGACCGCAATGCTGGAAATGCGCAACGTCAGCAAGAGCTTTGCAGGCGTACAGGCGCTGCGCGACGTCAACTTCTCGATTGAGGCCGGGCAGATCCACGCCCTCGTCGGCGAGAACGGCGCCGGCAAGTCCACGCTGATGAAGGTGCTGAGCGGGGTCTATTCCTTCGGCAGCTATGAGGGCACCATCGTCTTCGACGGCGAGGAGCGCCGCTTCCGCGACATCAACGATTCCGAGGCGCTCGGCATCATCATCATCCACCAGGAGCTGGCGCTGATCCCGCTGATGTCGATCGCGGAAAACATCTTTCTGTCGCATCCGCCGTCGAAGCTCGGCGTCATCGATCGCGACGAGGTGTACCGGCGTACGCGAGAGCTCCTGGCGCAGGTCGGCCTGAAGGAATCGCCGGATACGCTGATCACCGATCTCGGTGTCGGCAAGCAGCAGCTTGTCGAGATTGCGAAAGCGCTGTCCAAACGGGTGCGGATGCTGATCCTGGACGAGCCGACCGCGAGCCTGAACGAGGCCGACAGCGCTGCGCTGCTCAAGCGCCTCATGAAGTTTCGCGAGCAGGGCATCGCCTCGATCCTGATCTCGCACAAGCTCAACGAAGTCGCGCGCGTCGCCGATCATATCACGGTGCTGCGCGACGGCCGCACCGTCGACGGCATCGACTGCCGCACGGAACCGGTCGAGGAGGACCGCATCATCCGCAGCATGGTCAACCGCGATCTCGCCCACCGCTTTCCGGAGCGTCGCGCGAAGATCGGCGAACCCGTCCTCACCGTGGGGAACTGGTCGGTCTATCATCCGATCCATTCCGAGCGGCAGGTGATCAAGAACGTCGATTTCAGCGTGAAGCGCGGCGAGGTCGTCGGCATCGCCGGGCTGATGGGCGCGGGCCGCACCGAATTCGCCATGAGCCTGTTCGGCCGCTCCTGGGGCGCCAATGTCAGCGGGTCGATCCGGCTCGAAGGTAATGAGATCGTGCTGCCGAACGTCGCAGCCGCCATCGATGCCGGCCTTGCCTATGTCACCGAGGACCGCAAGCAGCTCGGGCTGATCCTCGCCGACGACGTCCGCAAGAACATCACGCTGGCAAGCCTCGATCAGGTCGCCCCGCGCCGGGTGATCGACGACATCGCCGAGCTCAAGGTCGCCAGCGACTATCGAAATCGCATGCGCATCCGCTGCTCCGACGTCTACCAGGAGACCGGCCAGCTCTCCGGCGGCAACCAGCAGAAGGTGGTGCTGTCGAAATGGCTGATGACCGATCCCAAGGTGCTGATCCTGGACGAGCCGACGCGGGGCATCGACGTCGGTGCGAAATACGAGATTTACTGTATCATCAACGAGCTCGCGGAGGCCGGCCGCGGCGTCGTAGTGATTTCCTCGGAAATGCCCGAGCTGCTCGGTATCTGCGACCGCATCTGCGTCATGAACGACGGCGCCTTCGTCGGCGAGTTTACGGGCACTGATGCGACGCAGGAAAAGATCATGCGCGCCATCATGCGCAACGATAGAAACTTTGGTAGCGGCACGCCTGTTGCCGCGGAGATGGGAGGATCGCAGCCATGA
- the mmsB gene encoding multiple monosaccharide ABC transporter permease, with protein MTDKTVSLPEERRHGSFIKNNLRNYGMLMSLIAIMLFFQVMTGGTLLQPLNLTNLVLQNSYIVIMALGMLLVIVTGHIDLSVGSVAGFVGAVAAVLMVTYKIDYMLAFIACLVLGAGIGAAQGYWVAYFKIPSFIVTLAGMLVFKGLALAVLQGQSLGPFPPTFQKLSSGFIPEMLPEAGTLHPTSMLIGAVLALGLVYASAKSRTREQSHGIEVEPYAFFLGKSVVLACAVLYATYLIATYRGLPNVLVIMSALIALYGFVTRRTVIGRQIYAVGGNAKAAKLSGIKTERLTFLTFVNMGVLAALAGLVFAARLNTATPKAGLGFELDVIAACFIGGASAYGGVGRVGGAVVGAMIMGVMNNGMSILGIGIDYQQVIKGLVLLGAVCIDVYNQRR; from the coding sequence ATGACCGACAAGACGGTTTCGCTGCCCGAGGAGCGCCGGCACGGCAGCTTCATCAAGAACAATCTGCGCAACTATGGCATGTTGATGTCGCTGATCGCGATCATGCTGTTCTTCCAGGTCATGACCGGCGGCACGCTGCTCCAGCCGCTCAATCTCACCAATCTGGTGCTTCAGAACAGCTATATCGTCATCATGGCGCTCGGCATGCTCTTGGTGATCGTCACAGGCCATATCGACCTCTCGGTTGGCTCGGTCGCAGGCTTCGTCGGCGCGGTGGCCGCCGTGCTGATGGTGACGTACAAGATCGACTATATGCTCGCCTTCATCGCCTGCCTCGTGCTCGGGGCAGGAATCGGCGCCGCGCAGGGCTACTGGGTCGCCTATTTCAAGATCCCATCCTTCATCGTGACGCTGGCCGGCATGCTGGTGTTCAAGGGGCTCGCGCTCGCGGTGTTGCAGGGCCAATCGCTCGGACCGTTCCCACCGACCTTCCAGAAATTGTCGTCGGGCTTTATTCCGGAAATGCTCCCTGAGGCCGGGACGCTGCATCCGACGTCGATGCTGATCGGCGCCGTGCTGGCGCTTGGGCTGGTCTACGCCAGCGCCAAGAGCCGCACGCGCGAGCAGTCGCATGGCATCGAGGTCGAGCCTTATGCGTTCTTCCTGGGCAAGAGCGTCGTGCTGGCCTGCGCGGTGCTCTACGCCACCTATCTGATCGCGACCTATCGCGGCCTGCCCAACGTGCTGGTGATCATGAGCGCGCTGATCGCGCTCTACGGCTTCGTCACCCGCCGCACCGTGATCGGCCGGCAGATCTACGCGGTGGGCGGCAACGCCAAGGCGGCAAAGCTCTCGGGCATCAAGACCGAGCGGCTGACCTTCCTGACCTTCGTCAACATGGGCGTGCTCGCAGCCCTCGCCGGCCTCGTCTTCGCCGCGCGCCTCAACACCGCGACCCCGAAGGCCGGTCTCGGTTTCGAGCTCGACGTCATCGCCGCCTGCTTCATCGGCGGCGCCTCGGCCTATGGCGGCGTCGGGCGCGTCGGCGGCGCCGTGGTCGGCGCCATGATCATGGGCGTGATGAACAACGGCATGTCGATCCTCGGCATCGGCATCGACTACCAGCAGGTGATCAAGGGCCTGGTGCTGCTCGGGGCGGTGTGCATCGACGTGTACAATCAGCGGAGATAG
- a CDS encoding HAD family hydrolase translates to MHRARLKPDLIIFDCDGVLVDSELLSCRCLSEVLAEFGIALSEDQALELFLGRSTKAIEQHYRNLGQVVPDDFLLRLKSHVLKTFAGSLQPIPDIAAVMSELRVPFCVASSSDIDRVSLSLDITRLRTHFGDRLYTAQMVKHGKPAPDLFLYAAAKMQAHPSRTLVIEDSVSGVQAAKAAGMTVWGFVGGSHYRERDGHAILTVAGADRVFARMSDFWEA, encoded by the coding sequence ATGCACCGAGCCCGGCTCAAGCCCGATCTGATCATTTTCGACTGTGACGGCGTGCTCGTCGACAGCGAGCTGTTGAGTTGCCGTTGCTTGTCCGAGGTGTTGGCCGAGTTCGGGATCGCGCTCAGCGAAGACCAGGCGCTCGAGCTCTTTCTCGGACGCAGCACGAAGGCGATCGAGCAGCATTATCGTAATCTCGGACAGGTCGTGCCGGACGACTTCCTGCTGCGATTGAAGTCGCATGTGCTGAAGACCTTCGCGGGCTCACTCCAACCGATCCCCGACATTGCCGCCGTGATGTCCGAATTGCGCGTGCCGTTTTGCGTGGCTTCGTCCAGCGACATCGATCGCGTCTCGCTCTCGCTTGATATCACCCGCCTCCGGACGCATTTCGGCGACCGCCTCTACACCGCGCAGATGGTGAAGCACGGCAAGCCAGCGCCCGACCTCTTTCTGTACGCCGCCGCGAAGATGCAAGCCCATCCTTCGCGCACCCTCGTGATCGAGGACAGTGTCAGCGGCGTGCAGGCCGCCAAGGCTGCCGGCATGACGGTCTGGGGATTTGTCGGCGGCAGCCATTATCGGGAACGCGATGGCCACGCTATATTGACCGTCGCCGGGGCCGATCGGGTCTTCGCGCGCATGAGTGATTTCTGGGAGGCGTGA
- a CDS encoding sugar-binding transcriptional regulator, giving the protein MAAENEKSRLDDAARAGWLYFIAGHTQDEIAKMLQVSRASAQRLVSLCLAERLITFRLEHPIAACMELASRLKQRFDLAHCEVVPADPAAPQATAGIAERCANLLDATLRSETPVIVALGTGRAVRAAVERVTPIDRPNHQIVSLVGNISADGSASFYDTVGRLADRTGARHYPMPLPFLMSSEDERNKMVRIEPIAKVKAVAAKADLRLVGIGQMDQKAQVHVDGFVTRDELFEMMRQGAIGEITGWAYDAKGRLLKAGTNKRLTSIPPEVPAKTTTIGAAVGSAKVPAIAAALNGRLINGLITDETTARAILER; this is encoded by the coding sequence ATGGCCGCCGAGAACGAAAAATCCAGGCTCGACGACGCCGCGCGCGCCGGCTGGCTCTATTTCATTGCCGGTCACACCCAGGACGAGATCGCCAAAATGCTCCAGGTGTCGCGAGCGTCGGCGCAGCGGTTGGTCTCGCTGTGCCTTGCCGAGCGGCTCATCACCTTCCGGCTCGAACATCCCATTGCCGCATGCATGGAACTGGCGTCGCGGCTGAAGCAGCGTTTTGATCTCGCCCATTGCGAGGTGGTGCCGGCCGATCCTGCGGCGCCGCAGGCTACCGCGGGAATTGCCGAACGCTGCGCCAACCTGCTGGACGCGACGCTGCGCTCGGAGACGCCCGTCATCGTCGCACTCGGGACGGGGCGGGCGGTCCGCGCCGCGGTCGAGCGCGTCACGCCGATCGACCGCCCCAATCATCAGATCGTCTCGCTGGTCGGCAACATCTCCGCCGACGGCTCGGCGAGCTTCTACGATACCGTCGGCAGGCTCGCCGACCGCACCGGCGCGCGGCATTATCCGATGCCGCTGCCGTTCCTGATGTCGTCGGAGGACGAGCGCAACAAGATGGTCCGGATCGAACCGATCGCCAAGGTGAAGGCGGTTGCGGCCAAGGCGGATCTGCGCCTCGTCGGCATCGGCCAAATGGACCAGAAGGCGCAGGTGCATGTCGACGGCTTCGTTACCCGTGACGAATTGTTCGAGATGATGCGGCAGGGGGCGATCGGTGAGATCACAGGCTGGGCCTATGACGCCAAAGGCCGCTTGCTCAAGGCCGGCACCAACAAACGCCTGACCAGCATTCCGCCGGAAGTGCCGGCGAAGACCACGACGATCGGCGCCGCGGTCGGTTCGGCCAAGGTCCCGGCGATCGCGGCCGCGTTGAACGGGCGCCTGATCAACGGCCTGATTACGGATGAGACGACCGCGCGGGCGATTCTGGAGCGGTGA
- a CDS encoding sugar ABC transporter substrate-binding protein encodes MAETTLTIATVNNGDMIRMQGLTSEFTAKNPDITVKWVTLEENVLRQRVTTDIATKGGQFDVLTIGTYEVPIWAKKGWLVPLANLGADYDVADLLPKIKDAVSVDGKLYAAPFYGESSMVMYRTDLFEKAGLKMPEKPTWDFVIDAAKKLTDKSGGVYGICLRGKAGWGENMAFLSAMANSYGARWFDEKWQPQFNTPEWKATLSTYVDLMKQAGPPGASSNGFNENLALFNAGKCAMWIDATVAASFVTNPKDSKVADKVGFALAPNTGLGKNANWLWAWSLAIPAGSKKSEAAEKFVAWATSKDYTKLVAAKEGWANVPPGTRTSLYQNADYLKVAPFAKLTLASIDAADPNKPTVKPVPYVGVQYAAIPEFQGIGTQVGQQFSAALAGSMTVDAALTAAQSVTEREMKRAGYIK; translated from the coding sequence ATGGCCGAAACGACCCTGACGATCGCCACCGTGAACAACGGCGACATGATCCGCATGCAGGGGCTGACCAGCGAATTCACTGCGAAAAATCCCGACATCACCGTGAAATGGGTGACGCTGGAGGAGAACGTGCTCCGTCAGCGCGTCACCACCGACATCGCCACCAAGGGCGGCCAGTTCGACGTGCTCACCATCGGCACCTACGAGGTGCCGATCTGGGCCAAGAAGGGCTGGCTGGTGCCGCTCGCCAATCTCGGCGCCGACTACGATGTCGCCGACCTCCTGCCGAAGATCAAGGACGCGGTCTCCGTCGACGGCAAGCTGTACGCCGCGCCGTTTTACGGCGAGAGCTCGATGGTGATGTACCGCACCGACCTGTTCGAGAAGGCCGGCCTGAAGATGCCGGAAAAGCCGACATGGGACTTCGTGATCGACGCGGCCAAGAAGCTGACCGACAAGAGCGGGGGTGTCTACGGCATCTGCCTGCGCGGCAAGGCCGGCTGGGGCGAGAACATGGCGTTCCTCTCCGCCATGGCCAATTCCTATGGCGCACGCTGGTTCGACGAGAAGTGGCAGCCGCAGTTCAACACGCCGGAATGGAAGGCGACGCTGTCGACCTATGTCGACCTGATGAAGCAGGCCGGCCCTCCCGGCGCGAGCTCGAATGGTTTCAACGAGAATTTGGCGCTGTTCAACGCCGGCAAGTGTGCGATGTGGATCGACGCGACGGTGGCGGCGTCCTTCGTCACCAACCCGAAGGACTCCAAGGTCGCCGACAAGGTCGGCTTCGCGCTGGCGCCCAATACCGGGCTCGGCAAGAACGCCAACTGGCTGTGGGCCTGGAGTCTCGCAATCCCCGCCGGCTCGAAGAAGTCGGAAGCCGCCGAGAAGTTCGTCGCATGGGCGACCAGCAAGGACTACACCAAGCTCGTGGCGGCGAAGGAGGGCTGGGCCAACGTGCCGCCGGGCACGCGGACCTCGCTCTATCAGAACGCTGATTACCTCAAGGTCGCGCCGTTCGCCAAGCTGACGCTGGCCTCGATCGACGCGGCCGATCCGAACAAGCCGACCGTGAAGCCGGTGCCCTATGTCGGCGTGCAATACGCCGCGATCCCGGAATTTCAGGGCATCGGCACGCAGGTGGGGCAGCAATTCTCCGCGGCGCTCGCCGGCTCGATGACGGTCGATGCTGCGCTCACCGCGGCGCAATCCGTGACCGAGCGCGAGATGAAGCGCGCCGGCTACATCAAGTGA
- a CDS encoding sugar ABC transporter permease, which produces MATRQTQLLARSLLTPAVGLLFIWMIVPLALTLYFSTLHYSLLDPGSEAFVGLENFRYFLTDPAFLASLQNTLVLVGSVLALTILLGIPLALLLDQPVIGLNIVRLMVIAPFFVMPTVSALVWKNLLMHPVSGLFAWIASLFGLTSIDWFNDVPLFAVILIVAWQWLPFATLILLTALQSLDEEQKEAAEMDGASALSAFIYITLPHLARPITVVILIETIFLLTVFAEIFVTTGGGPGLQTTNIAFLIYSQALIQFDVGSASAGGLVAVVIANIVAFFLVRIVGRNLEA; this is translated from the coding sequence ATGGCAACCCGGCAGACGCAATTACTTGCACGGTCGCTTTTGACGCCGGCCGTCGGGCTGTTGTTCATCTGGATGATCGTCCCGCTGGCGCTGACGCTCTACTTCTCGACCCTGCATTACAGCCTGCTCGATCCCGGCTCCGAAGCGTTCGTCGGGCTGGAGAACTTCCGCTACTTCCTGACCGATCCCGCCTTCCTCGCCTCACTTCAGAACACGCTGGTGCTGGTCGGCTCGGTGCTGGCGCTGACCATCCTGCTCGGCATTCCCTTGGCGCTGCTGCTCGATCAACCCGTGATCGGCCTCAACATCGTGCGGCTGATGGTGATCGCGCCGTTCTTCGTGATGCCGACAGTGAGCGCGCTGGTCTGGAAGAACCTGCTGATGCATCCGGTCTCCGGGCTGTTCGCCTGGATCGCCTCGCTGTTCGGGCTGACGTCGATCGACTGGTTCAACGACGTGCCGCTCTTTGCGGTGATCCTGATTGTCGCGTGGCAATGGCTGCCGTTTGCGACGCTGATCCTGCTCACCGCGCTGCAATCACTCGACGAGGAGCAGAAGGAGGCCGCCGAGATGGACGGCGCCAGCGCGCTCTCGGCGTTCATCTACATCACACTGCCGCATCTCGCGCGTCCCATCACGGTGGTGATCCTGATCGAAACCATCTTTCTGCTCACGGTGTTCGCGGAAATCTTCGTCACCACGGGCGGCGGACCAGGCCTTCAGACCACCAACATCGCGTTCCTGATCTATTCGCAGGCACTGATCCAGTTCGATGTCGGCAGCGCGTCCGCGGGCGGCCTCGTTGCGGTCGTGATCGCCAACATCGTCGCCTTCTTCCTCGTCCGCATCGTCGGCCGGAATCTGGAGGCATAG
- a CDS encoding carbohydrate ABC transporter permease: protein MARMATTRRVAISTAAAWLVGFLIFFPILWMVLASFKTELEAFSIPPSFLFFHWTTENYATVQERSDYLHHALNSIIIAGGSTLIALLIAIPAAWSMAFSPTKRTKDILLWMLSTKMMPPVGVLVPIYLIYKSFGLLDSRIGLVFILCLGNLPIVIWMLFTYFKEIPRDILEAARMDGATIGRELVYVLTPMAIPGLASTMLLNLILAWNEAFWTLNLSTSSAAPLTVFIASYSSPEGLFWAKLSAASTLAIAPILVLGWFSQKQLVRGLTFGAVK from the coding sequence ATGGCGCGGATGGCAACGACGCGGCGGGTGGCGATATCGACGGCGGCGGCCTGGCTGGTTGGCTTCCTGATCTTCTTCCCGATCCTGTGGATGGTGCTGGCGAGCTTCAAGACCGAGCTGGAAGCCTTTTCCATTCCGCCGTCCTTCCTGTTCTTCCACTGGACCACGGAAAACTATGCGACCGTGCAGGAGCGCAGCGACTATCTGCACCATGCGCTGAACTCGATCATCATCGCCGGCGGCTCGACGCTCATTGCGCTCTTGATAGCCATTCCCGCGGCGTGGTCGATGGCGTTCTCGCCGACCAAGCGCACCAAGGACATTCTGCTCTGGATGCTCTCGACCAAGATGATGCCGCCGGTCGGCGTGCTCGTGCCGATCTACCTGATCTACAAGAGTTTCGGCCTGCTCGACTCCCGCATCGGCCTCGTCTTTATCCTCTGCCTCGGCAATCTGCCGATCGTGATCTGGATGCTCTTCACCTATTTCAAGGAGATCCCGCGCGACATCCTGGAAGCCGCGCGGATGGATGGCGCCACCATTGGCCGCGAGCTCGTCTACGTGCTGACTCCGATGGCGATCCCGGGCCTGGCGTCGACCATGCTGCTCAATCTGATCCTGGCTTGGAACGAGGCGTTCTGGACGCTCAATCTGTCCACTTCGTCGGCCGCGCCGCTGACGGTGTTCATCGCCTCCTATTCAAGTCCCGAAGGACTGTTCTGGGCAAAGCTGTCGGCGGCCTCGACGTTGGCGATCGCGCCCATTCTCGTCCTCGGTTGGTTCAGCCAGAAGCAGCTCGTGCGCGGGCTCACCTTCGGCGCAGTGAAGTAA
- a CDS encoding ABC transporter ATP-binding protein produces MGQITLQDVQKSFGPVHIIKGADLDIADGSFVVFVGPSGCGKTTLLRLIAGLEDVSGGKILIDGKNVVDTPPAKRGLSMVFQSYALYPHMSVRGNIGFGLKMVGLPKDEINRKVEAAAATLNLTPYLDRKPRELSGGQRQRVAIGRAIVREPKAFLFDEPLSNLDAALRVQMRIEVTRLQKQLGTTAIYVTHDQVEAMTMADKIVVLNGGKIEQYGSPLDLYEKPANLFVAGFIGSPKMNLVAGEPAKQQGATTMGVRPEHLKIERDGAGGWQGTIAVAEHLGSDTFLYVDAGPLGMLTARYIGELSLHAGDRVSLVPDPARIHRFDQSGNAIRG; encoded by the coding sequence ATGGGTCAGATCACACTTCAGGACGTTCAAAAATCGTTCGGCCCCGTGCACATCATCAAGGGCGCCGATCTCGACATCGCGGACGGCTCCTTCGTGGTGTTCGTAGGCCCGTCCGGCTGCGGCAAGACCACGCTGCTGCGGCTGATCGCCGGGCTCGAGGATGTCAGCGGCGGCAAGATTCTGATCGACGGCAAGAACGTCGTCGATACGCCGCCCGCCAAGCGCGGGCTGTCGATGGTGTTCCAGTCCTACGCCCTCTATCCGCATATGAGCGTGCGCGGCAATATCGGCTTCGGCCTGAAGATGGTGGGGCTTCCAAAGGACGAGATCAACCGCAAGGTCGAGGCCGCAGCTGCGACGCTGAACCTCACGCCCTATCTCGATCGCAAGCCGCGCGAGCTCTCCGGCGGCCAGCGCCAGCGCGTCGCGATCGGGCGTGCCATCGTCCGCGAGCCCAAGGCGTTCCTGTTCGACGAGCCGTTGTCGAACCTCGACGCGGCCTTGCGCGTGCAGATGCGGATCGAAGTGACGCGGCTCCAGAAGCAGCTTGGCACCACCGCGATCTACGTCACCCACGACCAAGTCGAAGCCATGACCATGGCCGACAAGATCGTCGTGCTCAACGGCGGCAAGATCGAGCAATATGGCTCACCTTTGGACCTCTACGAGAAGCCCGCCAATCTCTTCGTCGCCGGCTTCATCGGCTCGCCCAAAATGAATCTCGTCGCCGGCGAGCCCGCCAAGCAGCAAGGCGCGACCACCATGGGCGTGCGGCCGGAGCACCTCAAGATCGAGCGCGACGGCGCTGGCGGTTGGCAAGGAACGATCGCGGTCGCCGAACATCTCGGCAGCGACACCTTTCTCTACGTCGATGCCGGCCCGCTCGGCATGCTGACGGCGCGCTACATCGGCGAATTGAGCCTGCATGCCGGCGATCGCGTGTCGCTGGTGCCGGACCCCGCGCGTATCCATCGCTTCGACCAGAGCGGCAACGCCATTCGGGGCTGA
- a CDS encoding SDR family oxidoreductase translates to MYLEKFKLNGKTAFITGGGQGIGLACAEALVEAGARVIIGDRDSKVADSAKASLKAKGYDAETAIMDVTDTKRVAEVASDLVARHGKVDILVNNAGIARSETPAETVTDEHWLNVIDVNLNGTFWCCREFGKHMLKAKSGAIVNVGSMSGFIVNKPQEQSFYNASKAGVHHLTKSLAAEWGARGVRVNAVAPTYIETPLNAFVKSNPRMYDAWIGGTPMARMGRVDEIASVVLFLSSEAASLMTGSIVLVDGGYTCW, encoded by the coding sequence ATGTACCTGGAAAAATTCAAGCTGAACGGCAAGACCGCGTTCATCACCGGCGGCGGGCAGGGCATTGGCCTGGCCTGCGCCGAGGCGCTCGTAGAAGCCGGCGCCAGGGTCATCATCGGCGACCGGGACAGCAAGGTCGCCGACAGCGCGAAAGCCAGCCTGAAGGCGAAGGGCTACGACGCCGAGACCGCGATCATGGACGTCACCGACACCAAGCGCGTGGCGGAGGTCGCGAGCGACCTCGTCGCCCGCCACGGCAAGGTCGATATCCTCGTCAACAATGCCGGCATTGCGCGCAGCGAGACGCCGGCCGAGACCGTGACCGACGAGCACTGGCTCAATGTCATCGACGTCAATCTCAACGGCACCTTCTGGTGCTGCCGCGAATTCGGCAAGCACATGCTGAAGGCCAAGAGCGGTGCCATCGTCAATGTCGGCTCGATGTCCGGCTTCATCGTCAACAAGCCGCAGGAGCAGAGCTTCTACAACGCCTCCAAGGCCGGGGTCCACCATCTCACCAAGTCGCTCGCCGCCGAGTGGGGCGCGCGCGGCGTCCGGGTCAACGCGGTGGCGCCGACCTATATCGAGACGCCCCTCAACGCCTTCGTCAAGAGCAACCCGAGGATGTACGACGCCTGGATCGGTGGAACCCCGATGGCGCGGATGGGGCGGGTGGACGAGATCGCCTCCGTCGTGCTGTTCCTTAGCTCCGAGGCCGCGAGCCTGATGACCGGCAGCATCGTGCTGGTGGATGGCGGCTACACTTGCTGGTAG